A region from the Rufibacter sp. DG15C genome encodes:
- a CDS encoding glycoside hydrolase family 125 protein, protein MPTRREFVKKSTIATLGLAAVGFPFNALAASEPFTSKRPALAKRNFTSKAIEKKLAEVKKAIGDKELAWLFENCFPNTLDTTVHYKEVNGKPDTFVITGDIEAMWLRDSTAQVWPYLPFTKEEKKLQNLVAGVINRQTKCILIDPYANAFNDGPKGSEWKSDLTTMKPELHERKWEIDSLCYPIRLAYHYWKTTGDISPFDTDWQRAMQLVVKTFREQQRKEGKGPYTFQRNTPKQTDTVSGAGYGNPINPVGLICSTFRPSDDATIYLFLVPSNHFAVTSLRQLAEMSQKITKDNQLATECTNLANEVEIALAKLAVAEHLQYGKVFPFEVDGYGNQLFMDDANIPSLLAMPYLGACSLQDPVYQNTRKFALSKDNPWYFSGKAGKGIGGPHVGPDMIWPMSIIMQAMTSQSEQEIKECLQTLKTTHAGTGFMHETFHKDDPSKFTREWFAWANTLFGELILKLHAERPHLLKA, encoded by the coding sequence ATGCCCACTAGAAGAGAGTTTGTCAAAAAATCTACCATCGCCACCTTGGGTCTAGCCGCTGTAGGTTTCCCTTTCAACGCTTTAGCAGCTAGTGAGCCGTTCACTAGCAAGCGTCCGGCTTTGGCCAAACGCAACTTCACCAGCAAAGCCATTGAGAAAAAGCTGGCCGAGGTGAAGAAAGCCATCGGTGACAAAGAACTGGCCTGGCTTTTTGAAAACTGCTTCCCCAACACTCTAGACACGACGGTTCATTACAAAGAAGTAAATGGAAAGCCAGATACGTTTGTAATTACCGGCGACATTGAAGCCATGTGGCTACGAGATTCCACGGCCCAAGTGTGGCCGTATTTGCCGTTTACCAAGGAGGAGAAGAAACTGCAAAACTTGGTGGCAGGCGTCATCAATCGGCAGACCAAGTGCATTTTGATTGACCCGTACGCCAACGCCTTCAATGACGGACCCAAAGGCAGTGAGTGGAAATCTGACCTCACCACCATGAAGCCCGAACTGCACGAACGCAAATGGGAAATTGACTCGCTGTGCTATCCCATTAGGCTGGCTTATCATTACTGGAAAACCACTGGTGACATCAGCCCTTTTGATACTGACTGGCAACGGGCCATGCAATTGGTGGTGAAGACATTTAGAGAACAGCAACGCAAAGAGGGCAAAGGCCCTTACACCTTCCAACGCAACACCCCCAAACAAACCGACACCGTTTCGGGCGCCGGCTATGGAAACCCCATCAACCCGGTAGGCTTGATTTGCTCCACGTTCCGGCCCTCAGATGACGCCACCATCTATTTGTTCCTGGTGCCTTCCAATCATTTTGCGGTAACGTCTTTGCGGCAGTTGGCAGAAATGAGTCAGAAAATTACCAAGGACAACCAATTGGCTACTGAGTGCACAAATCTGGCAAACGAAGTAGAAATTGCCTTGGCAAAGTTGGCGGTTGCCGAGCATCTGCAGTACGGAAAGGTGTTTCCGTTTGAGGTAGACGGTTACGGTAATCAACTGTTCATGGATGATGCCAACATTCCTAGCCTGCTGGCCATGCCCTACCTGGGTGCCTGCTCTTTGCAAGACCCTGTGTACCAAAACACGCGCAAGTTCGCGCTGAGCAAAGACAACCCCTGGTACTTCTCGGGCAAGGCTGGCAAAGGCATTGGCGGTCCGCACGTGGGGCCAGATATGATTTGGCCTATGAGCATCATCATGCAAGCCATGACCAGCCAGTCTGAACAGGAAATCAAGGAGTGCCTGCAGACCTTGAAAACCACCCACGCGGGTACGGGCTTCATGCATGAGACCTTCCACAAAGACGACCCAAGCAAGTTCACCAGAGAATGGTTTGCCTGGGCCAACACCCTGTTCGGCGAACTCATTCTGAAGTTGCACGCTGAACGACCGCATCTACTGAAAGCCTAA
- a CDS encoding nitrous oxide reductase accessory protein NosL → MSVALASCSKEPQAIPYGSANCVHCNMTVADNRFGAELVNDKGKPYFFDSSECLMAYVNEHAAEGDKAAHLLVTDYTQTPTLINAQEALFLQSKAIASPMGMHLVAIKSKAVAAQMQQEQDGRILTWNQALEAVQKNERPE, encoded by the coding sequence ATGAGTGTAGCTTTGGCTAGTTGTTCCAAAGAGCCGCAAGCCATTCCTTATGGATCGGCTAACTGTGTTCACTGTAACATGACGGTGGCAGATAATCGGTTTGGAGCTGAACTGGTGAACGACAAAGGCAAGCCTTACTTCTTTGACTCTTCTGAATGCCTGATGGCCTATGTAAACGAGCATGCAGCAGAGGGTGATAAAGCTGCTCATTTATTGGTTACAGATTACACGCAAACACCTACTTTAATCAATGCCCAAGAGGCGCTTTTTTTACAGTCAAAGGCAATTGCCAGCCCAATGGGCATGCACTTGGTGGCCATTAAGAGCAAAGCGGTGGCTGCCCAAATGCAGCAAGAGCAAGACGGTAGAATCCTTACCTGGAACCAGGCCTTAGAGGCGGTGCAAAAAAATGAGAGACCTGAGTAA
- a CDS encoding ABC transporter ATP-binding protein, with the protein MMTIENLRKSYGKLPVLKEVSVQFEAGRVISIIGPNGSGKTTMIKCILGMVLPDGGDIKINGQSVLHQHAYRSQMGYMPQIGRYPENMKIRQIISMIKDIRKDAPEIDEELVGLYGLEEMYDKRMGSLSGGTKQKVSAALSFLFNPQILILDEPTAGLDPVSSEILKAKILKEKKKGKLILITSHIMSEVEEVADEVMCLMDGQLKFHETILALKAQTQEERLSRAIAKIMNGED; encoded by the coding sequence ATGATGACAATAGAAAACTTACGCAAAAGCTACGGTAAGCTGCCCGTGCTCAAGGAGGTGAGCGTGCAGTTTGAGGCAGGGCGCGTGATCTCTATCATTGGCCCTAACGGATCTGGCAAGACTACCATGATTAAATGCATCTTGGGCATGGTGCTGCCAGACGGCGGTGACATTAAAATAAATGGCCAGAGTGTCCTGCACCAGCATGCCTATAGAAGCCAGATGGGATACATGCCCCAGATTGGCCGCTATCCAGAGAATATGAAGATCAGGCAGATCATCTCCATGATAAAAGATATACGGAAGGACGCCCCAGAGATTGACGAAGAGCTGGTTGGCTTGTACGGGCTGGAAGAAATGTATGACAAGCGCATGGGCTCGCTATCTGGTGGTACCAAGCAAAAGGTGAGCGCCGCTCTTTCTTTTCTATTTAACCCCCAGATTCTGATTTTAGATGAGCCCACCGCCGGTTTAGACCCAGTCTCCTCTGAAATCCTGAAAGCCAAAATCCTGAAGGAGAAAAAGAAAGGTAAGCTCATTCTCATCACCTCTCACATCATGAGCGAGGTAGAAGAAGTAGCCGATGAGGTCATGTGCCTCATGGACGGCCAACTGAAGTTCCATGAAACCATTCTGGCCTTAAAAGCCCAGACCCAAGAAGAACGGTTGAGCCGGGCCATTGCCAAAATTATGAACGGAGAGGACTAA
- a CDS encoding DUF2249 domain-containing protein: MEIAPTTKISALIKENPAAIDAIASINRHFEKLRNPMLRKILASRVTISDAARIGGCQVEDFFKKLVPLGFEVKMEPVQEVTIENPSKGAYPQFLKRLSADGFLYLDVREDIATGNDPFQRIMAAVEKVNGQNALVLQNTFEPTPLLQILQKRGFKSYSEAKGSDLVYTYFWRESEEAVVVTANKKEEETNFAQLLAQFAGNLKEIDVRQLEMPLPMVTILHELEWLPTGHALYVRHKRVPQFLLPQLESRGFHVSIQEVGLEEVYLLIFKPSRHE; encoded by the coding sequence ATGGAAATTGCACCCACTACCAAAATCTCTGCCCTCATCAAGGAGAACCCAGCCGCCATTGACGCCATTGCCTCCATCAACCGGCATTTTGAGAAATTGCGCAACCCAATGTTGCGCAAGATTTTGGCGTCAAGGGTGACCATCTCAGATGCGGCGCGCATAGGTGGTTGCCAAGTAGAGGATTTCTTTAAAAAGCTGGTGCCTTTGGGCTTTGAAGTGAAAATGGAGCCTGTTCAAGAAGTAACCATAGAAAACCCCTCAAAAGGAGCTTACCCTCAATTTTTAAAGAGGCTTTCTGCAGATGGTTTCCTGTATTTAGACGTGCGGGAAGACATAGCCACCGGCAATGATCCCTTTCAGCGCATTATGGCAGCGGTTGAAAAAGTGAATGGGCAAAATGCATTGGTGCTCCAAAACACGTTTGAGCCAACACCTCTCCTTCAAATCCTGCAAAAACGCGGGTTTAAAAGCTATTCAGAAGCCAAAGGTTCTGATCTGGTATACACGTATTTTTGGCGCGAGAGTGAAGAGGCAGTTGTTGTTACGGCAAACAAAAAAGAGGAAGAAACAAACTTTGCCCAACTACTGGCACAGTTTGCCGGCAACCTAAAGGAGATAGACGTGCGCCAATTAGAGATGCCATTGCCTATGGTCACCATACTTCATGAGTTGGAATGGTTGCCTACGGGGCACGCCTTGTATGTCAGGCATAAACGGGTTCCGCAGTTTCTATTGCCACAGCTAGAGAGCAGAGGCTTTCATGTGAGCATACAAGAAGTAGGTCTTGAGGAAGTGTATTTGCTTATTTTTAAACCTTCCCGTCATGAGTAG
- a CDS encoding metal-sulfur cluster assembly factor encodes MQTQAPDIVDQVLDTLKYIIDPEVGINIVDLGLVYKVEVEEKLLKVKLTLTTRGCPMSATIETATQQILKRKFPLLDIQVDLVWWPMWSPEMITEEGRRQLEQM; translated from the coding sequence ATGCAAACGCAAGCACCTGATATTGTGGACCAAGTGTTGGATACTCTTAAATACATAATAGATCCAGAGGTAGGCATCAACATAGTGGATTTAGGGTTGGTGTACAAAGTAGAGGTAGAAGAAAAGCTACTTAAAGTAAAGTTAACGCTTACCACCCGCGGCTGCCCCATGAGTGCAACCATTGAGACCGCCACCCAGCAGATATTGAAAAGGAAATTCCCCCTATTAGACATACAAGTGGATCTGGTATGGTGGCCCATGTGGTCGCCAGAAATGATTACGGAAGAAGGTAGACGGCAACTAGAGCAGATGTAA
- a CDS encoding Rrf2 family transcriptional regulator — MLSKTTEYALRAIVYIALNNAKGQRSGIKEIAKELELPTHFMGKILQDLVRKGVIASMKGPGGGFYLHRPANQINVLEVVRTIDGLEAFRKCGMGMKECSDTHPCPLHDDIKRYRDQLLKTFRDKTIQTLVDGITTGNYFITNVQDPAELKSPGIGLS; from the coding sequence ATGTTATCAAAGACAACAGAATACGCCCTTCGTGCGATTGTCTATATTGCCCTGAACAACGCCAAGGGCCAACGGTCGGGTATTAAGGAAATTGCCAAAGAATTAGAACTGCCCACTCACTTTATGGGCAAGATTCTACAAGACCTGGTACGCAAAGGAGTGATTGCCTCCATGAAAGGTCCTGGTGGCGGGTTCTATCTGCACCGTCCGGCCAATCAAATCAATGTCTTAGAGGTGGTTCGGACCATTGATGGACTAGAGGCTTTCAGGAAATGCGGAATGGGCATGAAGGAATGCTCAGATACCCATCCTTGTCCGTTGCACGATGATATAAAGCGGTATAGGGACCAATTGCTTAAGACGTTCCGGGACAAAACCATTCAAACCTTGGTAGATGGCATCACCACGGGTAACTACTTTATCACCAACGTCCAAGATCCCGCAGAGTTGAAGTCTCCTGGTATTGGTTTATCCTAG
- a CDS encoding isoaspartyl peptidase/L-asparaginase family protein: protein MSSRRKFLKLSALSATFLGGGFEVVKAFGGSLNSAKPGKPIVISTWDHGIPANAAAWEVLSKNGSALDAVEAGVRVPEADPKVRTVGYGGYPDREGKVTLDACIMDKDSNCGAVAFLQHIKHPISVARKVMEDTPHVMLVGQGAYEFAISKGFKKENLLTPESEKDWKNWLKESKYKPVINIENHDTIGMLALDANGDLAGACTTSGAAFKMHGRVGDSPIIGAGLFVDNEVGAATATGLGEAVIRMVGSHLVVELMRQGNSPEKACKLAVERIIAKHKDVKDLQVGFIALNKQGEYGGYCIHKGFNYAVHDAKGKQLIDGKYKL, encoded by the coding sequence ATGAGCAGCAGACGTAAATTTTTAAAACTATCAGCGCTCAGCGCTACTTTTTTAGGAGGGGGATTTGAGGTTGTGAAAGCTTTTGGAGGCTCCCTAAACTCGGCTAAACCGGGCAAACCCATTGTCATCTCAACTTGGGATCACGGCATTCCGGCTAACGCGGCCGCCTGGGAGGTCCTTTCTAAAAACGGCAGCGCCTTAGACGCGGTAGAAGCTGGCGTGCGCGTACCCGAGGCAGACCCCAAGGTGCGCACCGTAGGCTACGGCGGCTACCCGGACCGCGAAGGCAAAGTGACGCTGGACGCCTGCATCATGGACAAGGACAGCAACTGTGGCGCGGTCGCGTTTCTTCAGCACATTAAGCATCCTATCTCGGTGGCCCGCAAGGTGATGGAGGACACGCCGCACGTAATGCTGGTAGGCCAGGGTGCGTATGAGTTTGCCATCTCCAAAGGGTTCAAGAAAGAGAACCTGCTCACCCCTGAATCTGAAAAGGACTGGAAAAACTGGCTGAAGGAATCTAAATACAAACCGGTCATTAACATTGAAAATCATGATACCATTGGCATGCTGGCCCTGGACGCAAACGGTGACTTAGCCGGCGCCTGCACCACCAGCGGCGCGGCGTTTAAAATGCACGGCCGGGTAGGAGATTCGCCTATCATTGGTGCGGGCCTTTTCGTGGACAATGAAGTAGGGGCTGCCACGGCTACTGGCTTGGGCGAAGCTGTCATCAGAATGGTAGGCAGTCACTTGGTGGTAGAACTGATGCGCCAAGGGAATTCTCCTGAGAAAGCGTGCAAACTGGCCGTAGAGCGTATCATTGCCAAACACAAAGACGTGAAAGATTTGCAGGTGGGATTCATTGCCCTCAACAAACAAGGCGAGTACGGCGGTTACTGCATCCACAAAGGCTTTAACTACGCGGTGCATGATGCCAAGGGCAAACAGCTGATTGATGGTAAATACAAGCTCTAA
- a CDS encoding ABC transporter permease subunit → MGKIIKYVFYDIVRNKVVLAYTAFLLLLTIGLFSLGGQPDKAVLSLLNLVLLTVPLISIVFATSHFYNSYEFMELLVAQPIHRSKIFMSEYLGVACSLSGAFVLGVGLPLLLLGASVTGFYLLLTGVLITFIFVAMAFLASVITRDKAKGIGVALLLWFYFALIYDGIVLFILFSFSDYPLENPTLALTALNPIDLGRIIVLLNLDVSALMGYTGALYKSILGSLWGISLAFGLMLLWILVPVFASKRIFSKRDI, encoded by the coding sequence ATGGGAAAGATCATTAAATACGTCTTCTATGACATTGTGCGCAACAAAGTAGTGCTAGCTTACACAGCCTTTCTGTTGCTGCTTACCATAGGGTTATTCAGTTTGGGTGGCCAGCCAGACAAAGCAGTGCTTAGCCTTTTGAACTTGGTTCTGCTCACGGTGCCCCTCATAAGCATTGTCTTTGCCACCAGCCACTTCTACAATTCATATGAGTTTATGGAGCTGTTAGTCGCGCAGCCTATTCACCGCAGTAAGATATTTATGAGCGAATACCTGGGTGTGGCGTGTTCCTTGTCTGGGGCCTTTGTGCTGGGCGTGGGTTTACCCTTGCTTTTGCTAGGCGCCTCCGTGACTGGATTTTACTTATTATTAACGGGCGTTCTCATTACGTTTATCTTTGTGGCCATGGCCTTTTTGGCATCTGTAATCACACGCGACAAAGCCAAGGGAATAGGGGTGGCATTATTACTGTGGTTTTACTTTGCCTTGATTTATGACGGCATCGTGTTATTTATCCTCTTCTCTTTTAGTGATTACCCATTAGAGAACCCTACCCTGGCGCTTACCGCGCTTAACCCAATTGACCTAGGCCGAATCATAGTGTTGTTGAACCTGGATGTGTCTGCCCTGATGGGATACACCGGTGCACTCTACAAAAGTATCCTTGGCAGCCTCTGGGGAATATCACTGGCCTTCGGGTTGATGCTGCTCTGGATTTTGGTGCCGGTGTTTGCGTCAAAAAGAATTTTCTCTAAAAGAGATATTTAG
- the ric gene encoding iron-sulfur cluster repair di-iron protein, giving the protein MSTTETIDILDVTAIEPRLKHPTIFEWFDQLSGGEAFIIHNDHDPKPLYYQLLGERGNVFKWEYLEQGPELWEVKISKLTPVEEESIGELVAKDFRKAQVFKKYGIDFCCGGKKSITQVCEEKGLDAATIEEELNALTDSPSVSETDFQSWDLSFLADYIVNIHHKYVREAIPALYEYTAKIARVHGGRHPELIEVAKHFTNVANELEAHMPKEERVLFPFIKQVNEAKQKGEKLDRPAFGTLQNPINMMEMEHEAAGTELEAIRTLTHNYALPEDACATYQVAFAKLQEFEDDLFRHIHLENNILFPKALEMEKEVLK; this is encoded by the coding sequence ATGAGTACTACAGAAACCATAGACATTTTAGACGTCACTGCAATTGAACCTCGTTTAAAACACCCTACCATTTTTGAGTGGTTTGACCAGTTGTCTGGGGGAGAGGCATTCATTATTCACAATGACCACGACCCTAAGCCGCTCTACTACCAATTGCTTGGGGAGCGGGGCAATGTGTTTAAATGGGAGTACCTAGAACAGGGCCCCGAATTGTGGGAGGTTAAGATCTCAAAACTCACGCCCGTGGAGGAAGAGAGCATTGGAGAACTGGTCGCGAAGGACTTTAGAAAGGCCCAGGTTTTCAAAAAGTACGGGATTGACTTCTGCTGCGGAGGAAAGAAATCCATCACCCAGGTCTGTGAAGAAAAAGGTCTGGACGCTGCCACCATAGAAGAGGAGTTAAACGCCCTAACAGATTCTCCCTCCGTCTCAGAAACCGATTTCCAAAGCTGGGACTTGTCTTTTCTGGCAGATTATATTGTCAATATTCATCACAAGTACGTGCGGGAAGCCATTCCGGCACTATATGAGTACACCGCCAAGATTGCCCGCGTGCACGGTGGCCGGCATCCAGAACTGATAGAAGTAGCCAAGCATTTTACCAATGTGGCTAATGAACTGGAAGCCCACATGCCCAAAGAAGAGCGCGTCTTGTTCCCTTTTATCAAGCAGGTCAATGAGGCCAAGCAAAAAGGCGAGAAGCTGGACCGGCCGGCCTTTGGCACGCTGCAAAACCCCATCAACATGATGGAGATGGAGCATGAGGCCGCTGGCACTGAACTGGAAGCTATCAGGACCCTTACCCATAACTATGCCTTGCCCGAGGATGCTTGTGCCACGTACCAAGTGGCCTTTGCCAAGTTGCAAGAGTTTGAGGATGATTTGTTCCGTCACATCCACTTAGAGAACAACATCTTGTTCCCTAAGGCGCTGGAAATGGAAAAAGAAGTTTTGAAATAG
- a CDS encoding nitrous oxide reductase family maturation protein NosD, which yields MRDLSKPTYFYLCVLLLLVGGQNVFGGTLQVCASCPIKSVKQAVNLAKPGDRIVVNGGIYKEAGIVIAKSIQLIGQNNPVIDGNFKGQIITILADGVVVQGFTLKNVATSYTRDDAAIRVIERSNTKILQNTIVNTYFGIYLQNADHSEIRGNVVVGKDVTGLNESSLGNAIHLWQSNNAVITGNKVRGHRDGIYLEFVKNSRVKDNLSQHNLRYGLHFMFSDGNVYTHNTFKRNGAGVAVMYTSNIVMERNTFEGNWGPASYGLLLKDIRDSKIHHNTFRENTTGIYMEGSNRLDVRSNTFDRNGWALRLLNSCMDDVFQYNNFTGNSFDVGTNGNSALNRFENNYWDKYTGYDLDKDKVGDVPYRPVSLYSMLVEKVPSSVMFMRSFMVDLMDNVEKVLPSFIPDQLIDKRPMMRKIDHDDNRKLTQKLR from the coding sequence ATGAGAGACCTGAGTAAGCCAACATATTTTTATCTGTGCGTTTTGCTTCTGCTGGTTGGGGGGCAGAACGTGTTTGGTGGTACCCTCCAAGTATGCGCGTCCTGTCCTATTAAATCTGTGAAGCAGGCCGTCAACCTAGCCAAGCCAGGCGACCGAATTGTGGTTAACGGAGGTATTTACAAAGAAGCGGGCATTGTGATTGCAAAATCCATTCAACTAATAGGGCAGAACAATCCCGTAATTGACGGAAACTTCAAAGGACAGATAATTACCATTTTGGCAGATGGGGTAGTAGTGCAGGGTTTTACCTTAAAAAACGTGGCTACCAGCTATACCCGTGATGATGCCGCCATCAGGGTCATTGAAAGAAGCAATACCAAGATTCTGCAGAATACCATTGTAAACACCTACTTCGGGATTTACCTGCAGAACGCAGACCACAGTGAGATACGCGGCAATGTTGTTGTTGGCAAGGATGTGACAGGATTAAACGAGTCTTCTCTGGGCAATGCCATCCACTTGTGGCAAAGCAACAATGCCGTCATTACCGGCAACAAGGTGCGCGGTCACCGTGACGGCATTTATCTGGAATTCGTGAAAAACAGCCGCGTCAAAGACAACCTTAGCCAGCATAATCTGCGCTACGGTCTGCATTTTATGTTCTCAGATGGCAACGTGTACACGCATAATACCTTTAAAAGAAACGGTGCCGGCGTGGCGGTCATGTACACTAGCAACATTGTCATGGAGCGCAATACGTTTGAGGGCAACTGGGGACCTGCGTCTTATGGTTTGTTGTTGAAGGACATCAGGGATAGTAAAATTCATCACAACACCTTTAGGGAGAATACCACCGGTATTTACATGGAGGGATCTAACCGCCTAGACGTGCGCAGCAATACGTTTGACCGAAACGGCTGGGCCTTGCGCCTCCTCAACAGTTGCATGGATGACGTCTTCCAATACAACAACTTTACAGGAAACTCTTTTGATGTAGGCACCAACGGCAACTCAGCCCTCAATCGCTTTGAGAATAACTATTGGGACAAGTACACTGGCTATGACTTGGACAAAGACAAAGTAGGCGACGTGCCTTACAGGCCCGTGAGCCTCTACAGCATGTTGGTAGAAAAAGTACCTTCTTCTGTAATGTTCATGCGTAGTTTCATGGTAGACCTAATGGACAATGTAGAAAAGGTGTTACCCAGTTTTATACCGGACCAATTGATAGACAAGCGGCCCATGATGAGGAAGATTGACCATGATGACAATAGAAAACTTACGCAAAAGCTACGGTAA
- a CDS encoding hemerythrin domain-containing protein yields MDTPIKPQKRAKSLVPLSREHHFGLLFCWKLRQGLKLNTQLEVMRAYVRYFWDTVLKSHCLEEEWLLARLLPQDHEVLQRLKEEHRLIEELIRLIQEGSPKNKELFKVLEKDLTDHIRWEERELFPHLQALVPADELELATKVLDHQHAPREDAFSPEFWIPKAKAA; encoded by the coding sequence ATGGACACACCTATAAAACCTCAAAAAAGAGCCAAAAGCCTGGTCCCGCTTAGTAGGGAGCATCACTTTGGTCTGCTGTTCTGCTGGAAATTAAGACAAGGCTTAAAACTCAATACCCAACTGGAAGTGATGCGTGCCTACGTGCGCTATTTCTGGGATACTGTTCTAAAAAGCCATTGCCTGGAGGAAGAATGGCTTTTAGCCCGCCTGCTGCCCCAAGACCACGAAGTCCTGCAACGACTCAAAGAAGAACACCGCTTGATTGAGGAATTAATACGCCTTATCCAAGAAGGAAGCCCCAAGAACAAAGAGTTGTTCAAAGTACTGGAGAAAGACCTTACTGACCACATCCGGTGGGAGGAACGCGAGCTGTTCCCTCATTTGCAAGCTTTAGTACCCGCAGATGAGTTGGAACTGGCCACCAAAGTACTGGACCACCAACATGCTCCTAGGGAAGATGCCTTTTCCCCTGAGTTCTGGATTCCAAAAGCCAAAGCCGCTTAG